The following are from one region of the Erythrobacteraceae bacterium WH01K genome:
- a CDS encoding conjugative relaxase, producing MLSVASVSSASGAANYFAKDDYYVGDGPAELSEWGGKGAEALGLSGSVSKEDFERVLDGKLPDGTVVNGAEKRRAGVDLTFSMPKSASLMAQLGGDKRVLTAQEAAVKATMAYLEKHFAEARDYSRNPNGEAVQTGKLLYALFQHDTSRKLDPQNHTHAVIAAMTQDKAGNWKALWNGEVWKNNSVLGSIYNAALRSNLERIGYRTELTGKHGQFEIQGVSREVIEAFSQRSAEIDAKANQIGISTAKERDKVVVNTRDPKLNPDDKQALRQEWAKRAEGLGFDAKRLVEQARARTDNGREGTLGTVDRVRGVIAAVQETTQLYTRPADELTTNGLHRMGLTPTQLRTELATASAVRVIGERETSWTRGELVKTALDLGIKGVTAEGVEARMEVLIDKGQMLPGKSTRLDGAVEKFTTPEHAAIERATLANVTAGRDASPGMIEAGAAPERLRAVSGDHDLNAEQIAAGTLALSSNDRTVVIQGVAGAGKTTLISAIASVAREEGRDVIGLAFANKMVNDLRNETEIRSSSGELAKEGIEAKTVSSFVNQHLRAALHGSGPTFEASRAALTGKVLVLDEASLVANKPMNDLLTIANRLGVEKLVMIGDRAQLQPIEAGKSFSLIQSDGPALARLDTSLRQRTEHMKDAAGLARAGKFRESFASLGDKVVEAGKDHLAVAAKTWLDLSPEDRERTAIYSSGRDARATLNKMVQDGLRAEGSIKGEGMVLDTLRPAHATREELRYASTYTKGQLLEVMRQNAPGGLSRGRYDVEGLDEKGRVLLRDENGKLKRFDPARIDPADKRDALRLSEKTKETIHEGDKVRWTEKDDARKLMKSEEAKILGIKDGVVTVENRHGETVELKQNDKMLERMGLAYVINMHQAQGDTRDMAIGEMHSSARHLSNQRLALVMMTRVRDDITIITNDRDQLLSQIGRNPGDKTSALETLGEKQVENARSDRAAPDFNPRIPEHLKVGEASADRLPSVDKESLRAVPQIDLPERNIERAR from the coding sequence ATGCTCTCGGTCGCATCCGTTTCGTCGGCAAGTGGCGCAGCGAACTACTTCGCCAAGGACGACTACTATGTCGGCGACGGCCCTGCCGAGCTGAGCGAATGGGGAGGGAAGGGCGCCGAAGCGCTCGGTCTGAGCGGTTCGGTGTCGAAGGAGGACTTCGAGCGAGTCCTCGATGGGAAGCTGCCCGACGGGACCGTCGTCAACGGCGCGGAGAAGCGCAGGGCAGGTGTGGATCTCACCTTCTCCATGCCGAAATCGGCGAGCCTGATGGCGCAACTCGGCGGCGACAAGCGCGTCCTCACGGCGCAAGAGGCGGCCGTGAAGGCCACGATGGCCTATCTCGAAAAGCATTTCGCCGAAGCGCGCGACTATTCACGCAATCCCAACGGCGAAGCAGTTCAGACCGGCAAGCTACTTTACGCTCTCTTCCAGCACGACACGAGCCGCAAACTCGACCCCCAGAACCATACACACGCCGTCATCGCGGCTATGACACAGGACAAGGCGGGCAACTGGAAGGCGCTCTGGAACGGTGAGGTCTGGAAGAACAACTCCGTCCTCGGATCGATCTACAACGCGGCGCTGCGTTCAAATCTCGAAAGGATCGGCTACCGGACCGAGCTCACCGGCAAGCACGGCCAGTTCGAAATCCAGGGCGTGTCGCGCGAGGTCATCGAAGCATTCAGCCAGCGAAGCGCTGAGATCGACGCGAAAGCGAACCAGATCGGAATATCAACGGCGAAAGAGCGGGATAAGGTCGTCGTCAATACCCGCGATCCCAAGCTCAATCCCGACGACAAGCAGGCGCTTCGCCAGGAATGGGCCAAGCGCGCGGAAGGGCTAGGCTTCGATGCGAAGCGGCTTGTGGAACAGGCTCGTGCCCGCACAGATAATGGCCGTGAGGGGACTTTGGGCACGGTGGATCGTGTGCGCGGCGTTATCGCTGCGGTACAGGAAACCACGCAGCTTTACACGAGACCCGCCGACGAGCTGACCACGAACGGCCTGCACCGCATGGGCCTCACCCCGACCCAGCTGCGCACCGAGCTCGCGACGGCTTCGGCCGTCCGAGTGATCGGAGAGCGCGAAACTTCATGGACCCGCGGCGAACTGGTCAAGACGGCGCTCGATCTCGGCATCAAGGGCGTGACCGCCGAAGGCGTGGAAGCCCGCATGGAGGTGCTGATCGACAAGGGGCAGATGCTGCCCGGCAAGAGTACGCGGCTCGACGGTGCGGTGGAGAAGTTCACCACCCCCGAACATGCGGCAATAGAGCGGGCGACCCTCGCAAACGTGACGGCCGGCAGAGATGCGAGCCCGGGAATGATCGAGGCTGGTGCAGCCCCGGAGCGCCTGCGCGCGGTATCGGGCGACCACGATCTCAATGCCGAGCAGATCGCTGCCGGAACGCTCGCATTGTCGAGCAACGACCGCACGGTCGTGATCCAGGGCGTCGCCGGCGCCGGCAAGACGACCCTCATCTCCGCGATCGCCAGCGTGGCGCGTGAAGAAGGCAGGGATGTGATCGGCCTCGCGTTCGCGAACAAGATGGTGAACGACCTTCGGAACGAAACCGAAATACGCTCCTCGAGCGGCGAGCTGGCCAAGGAGGGTATCGAGGCCAAAACCGTCTCTTCCTTCGTGAACCAGCATCTGCGCGCCGCGCTTCACGGGAGCGGACCCACTTTCGAAGCCTCGCGAGCCGCGCTCACGGGCAAGGTCCTCGTTCTCGACGAAGCTTCGCTGGTCGCCAACAAACCGATGAACGATCTTCTCACGATCGCCAATCGGTTGGGCGTCGAGAAGCTGGTGATGATCGGCGACAGAGCGCAGCTGCAACCGATCGAGGCGGGCAAGAGCTTCTCGCTCATCCAGTCCGATGGCCCCGCACTGGCGAGGCTCGACACCAGCCTTCGCCAACGGACCGAACACATGAAGGACGCCGCGGGCCTGGCCCGAGCGGGCAAGTTCCGAGAGAGCTTCGCCTCGCTCGGCGACAAGGTGGTCGAAGCGGGAAAGGACCACTTGGCGGTAGCAGCCAAGACCTGGCTCGATCTCTCGCCCGAGGACCGGGAACGCACCGCCATCTACTCGTCCGGCAGAGACGCGCGCGCGACCCTCAACAAAATGGTTCAGGACGGACTGAGAGCCGAAGGCTCGATCAAGGGCGAGGGGATGGTGCTTGATACGCTCAGACCGGCCCACGCGACCCGTGAGGAGCTTCGCTACGCATCGACCTATACCAAGGGGCAGCTGCTCGAAGTCATGCGCCAGAACGCGCCTGGCGGGCTTTCTCGCGGCCGATACGATGTCGAGGGTCTTGACGAGAAGGGCAGGGTGCTTCTGCGCGACGAGAACGGCAAGCTGAAGCGCTTCGATCCCGCGCGCATCGATCCTGCCGACAAGCGCGACGCCTTGCGTCTCTCGGAGAAGACCAAGGAAACCATCCACGAAGGCGACAAGGTCCGCTGGACCGAGAAGGACGACGCGCGCAAGCTGATGAAATCCGAGGAAGCAAAGATCCTCGGCATCAAGGACGGCGTCGTGACGGTCGAGAACCGGCACGGCGAAACGGTCGAGCTCAAGCAAAACGACAAGATGCTGGAGCGCATGGGCCTCGCCTACGTGATCAACATGCATCAGGCGCAGGGTGATACGCGCGACATGGCGATCGGCGAGATGCACTCGTCGGCGCGGCATCTCTCGAACCAACGCCTGGCGCTGGTCATGATGACCCGCGTGCGCGACGACATCACCATCATCACCAACGACCGCGACCAGCTCCTCTCACAGATCGGACGCAATCCCGGCGACAAGACCAGCGCCCTCGAGACGCTGGGCGAAAAACAGGTCGAGAATGCGCGCAGCGACCGCGCCGCTCCCGACTTCAATCCGAGAATTCCGGAACACCTGAAGGTCGGCGAGGCAAGCGCGGACCGCCTGCCATCGGTCGACAAGGAAAGCCTGCGCGCGGTGCCGCAGATCGACCTTCCCGAACGCAACATCGAACGTGCCCGATAG
- a CDS encoding DUF2726 domain-containing protein, with the protein MDSQFLLIVVIAGVVIATFAILNSLPKRQLSQLKARPKPLMTPAERRVCLMIERAMPGARVHSQVSMGAIMNPANGLSKSEWWTTFNKFSSKRVDFLVEDPHSGRIILLVELDDRSHDRRSDTDRDALTRHAGYTTVRLPAGERPTQTSVERHIEAALGPAFPHPAQSPWQATQT; encoded by the coding sequence ATGGACAGCCAGTTCCTCCTGATCGTTGTGATCGCGGGCGTGGTGATCGCGACGTTCGCGATCCTGAACAGCCTGCCGAAGCGCCAGCTTTCACAACTCAAGGCTCGCCCGAAACCGCTGATGACGCCCGCCGAGCGCAGGGTCTGCCTGATGATCGAACGGGCGATGCCTGGCGCACGGGTGCATTCGCAGGTCTCGATGGGCGCCATCATGAACCCGGCCAATGGGCTGTCCAAGTCGGAGTGGTGGACGACCTTCAACAAGTTCAGCTCCAAGCGCGTCGACTTCCTGGTCGAGGATCCGCATTCCGGTAGGATCATCCTGCTCGTCGAGCTCGACGATCGCAGCCACGACCGCCGAAGCGACACCGATCGCGACGCCCTTACGCGTCACGCCGGATACACGACTGTGCGCCTCCCCGCAGGCGAACGCCCCACGCAAACGAGTGTCGAGAGGCACATCGAAGCCGCGCTCGGACCGGCTTTCCCGCATCCGGCGCAATCACCCTGGCAAGCCACCCAGACCTGA